Proteins from a single region of Fundulus heteroclitus isolate FHET01 chromosome 12, MU-UCD_Fhet_4.1, whole genome shotgun sequence:
- the ppil3 gene encoding peptidyl-prolyl cis-trans isomerase-like 3, with the protein MAVTLHSDLGDIKIELFCERAPKSCENFLALCASGFYNGCAFHRNIKGFMVQTGDPTGTGKGGTSIWGRKFEDEFSEHLKHNVRGVVSMANNGPNTNGSQFFFTYAKQPHLDMKYTVFGKIIDGLETLDELEKLPVNEKTFRPLTETRIKDVTIHANPFAG; encoded by the exons Atg GCAGTTACCCTCCACTCAGACCTGGGGGACATTAAGATCGAGTTGTTCTGTGAGCGGGCTCCCAAATCGTGTGAG AACTTCCTGGCTTTGTGTGCAAGCGGGTTCTACAATGGTTGCGCCTTTCATCGAAATATAAAAGGCTTTATGGTGCAAACTGGAGACCCAACAg GTACAGGTAAAGGAGGAACGAGCATATGGGGTCGCAAATTTGAAGATGAGTTCAGTGAGCACCTAAAG cacaatGTCAGAGGAGTGGTGTCAATGGCAAACAATGGGCCCAACACCAACGGTTCCCAGTTTTTCTTCACCTATGCCaaacaacctcacctggacatGAAGTACACCGTGTTTGGAAA GATTATCGATGGCTTGGAAACGCTGGACGAGCTGGAAAAGCTGCCAGTGAATGAGAAGACTTTCCGTCCGCTCACTGAGACCCGGATAAAGGACGTGACCATTCATGCTAACCCATTCGCCGGCTAG
- the lrrc8ab gene encoding volume-regulated anion channel subunit LRRC8A — MIPITELRYFVDTQPAYRILKPWWDVFTDYISIVMLMISVFGGTLQITQDKMICLPCKWIVNETCKRNFSSNLSTFLLEPKGIRYDLDRHQYNYVDAVCYENRLHWFAKYFPYLVLLHTLIFLACSNFWFKFPRTSSKLEHFVSILLKCFDSPWTTRALSETVVEESDPKPMKMNGSFDHKESVISEDVEASVPMIQRTKTRFEQGIVDRTETGVLDKKEGEQAKALFEKVKKFRIHVEEGDVVYRLYIRQTIIKVIKFILIICYTGYYVHDIKFSVDCSVNIESLTGYKVYHCAHPLATLFKILACFYICLVVVYGLICMYTLCWMLRRSLKKYSFESIREESSYSDIPDVKNDFAFMLHMIDQYDPLYSKRFAVFLSEVSENKLRQLNLNNEWTLDKLRQRITKNSQEKLELHLFMLSGIPDTVFDLMELEVLKLELIPDVTIPPIIAQLVNLREMWLYHTPAKIEAPALAFLRENLKSLHIKFTDIKEIPLWIYSLKNLSELHLTGNLSAENNRYIVIDGLRELRRLKVLRLKSNLTKLPQVVTDVGLHLQKLSINNEGTKLMVLNSLKKMVNLTELELIRCDLERIPHSIFSLHNLQEIDLKDNNLKTIEEIISFQHLHRLVCLKLWYNQIAYIPIQIGTLTNLEKLHLNRNKIEKIPSQLFYCRKLRVLDLSHNNLTHIPTDIGYLQNLQYMAVTANRIETLPNELFQCKKLRTLNLGNNCLQSLPSRFGELTALTQLELRGNRLECLPVELGECRQLKRSGLVVEEDLFNTLPTEAKEQLWKADKEQA; from the exons ATGATCCCCATCACTGAGCTGCGGTACTTTGTGGACACACAGCCCGCGTACCGCATCCTGAAACCATGGTGGGACGTGTTCACCGACTACATCTCCATCGTCATGCTCATGATTTCAGTGTTCGGTGGCACGCTCCAGATCACCCAGGACAAGATGATCTGCCTTCCCTGCAAATGGATCGTCAACGAGACCTGCAAGAGGAACTTCAGCTCCAACCTGTCCACCTTCTTACTGGAGCCGAAAGGCATCCGCTATGATCTGGACCGCCACCAGTACAATTACGTCGACGCCGTGTGCTACGAAAATAGGTTGCACTGGTTCGCCAAGTACTTCCCCTACCTAGTATTACTCCACACGCTTATTTTTCTAGCTTGCAGCAACTTTTGGTTTAAATTTCCCCGGACCAGCTCCAAACTGGAACACTTTGTGTCCATCTTGCTCAAGTGCTTCGACTCCCCATGGACAACCAGGGCCCTGTCGGAGACGGTGGTCGAAGAAAGCGACCCCAAGCCCATGAAGATGAACGGATCGTTTGACCACAAGGAGTCGGTGATAAGCGAGGACGTCGAAGCGAGCGTGCCGATGATCCAGAGAACAAAGACGCGCTTTGAGCAAGGCATCGTCGACAGAACGGAAACGGGGGTGCTGGACAAGAAAGAAGGAGAGCAGGCGAAGGCCCTGTTCGAAAAGGTGAAGAAGTTCCGCATCCACGTGGAAGAAGGCGACGTGGTATACAGACTGTACATCCGTCAGACGATCATCAAAGTGATCAAGTTTATCTTAATAATCTGCTACACGGGGTATTACGTGCATGACATCAAATTCAGTGTGGACTGCTCGGTGAATATAGAGAGCCTGACTGGCTACAAGGTGTACCACTGCGCTCATCCGCTGGCCACGCTTTTTAAAATCTTGGCGTGTTTCTACATTTGCCTGGTGGTGGTGTACGGCCTGATCTGCATGTACACGCTCTGCTGGATGCTGCGGCGCTCCCTGAAGAAGTACTCCTTCGAGTCGATCCGGGAGGAGAGCAGCTACAGCGACATACCCGACGTGAAGAACGACTTCGCCTTCATGCTGCACATGATCGACCAGTACGACCCCCTGTACTCCAAGCGCTTCGCCGTTTTTCTCTCGGAGGTCAGCGAGAACAAGCTGCGGCAGCTCAACCTCAACAACGAGTGGACGCTGGACAAGCTCCGGCAGCGGATAACCAAGAACTcccaggagaagctggagctgCACCTGTTCATGCTGAGCGGCATTCCGGACACCGTGTTCGACCTGATGGAGCTGGAGGTCCTCAAGCTGGAGCTCATCCCCGACGTGACCATCCCGCCGATCATCGCCCAGCTGGTCAACCTCCGGGAGATGTGGCTCTATCACACGCCGGCGAAGATCGAAGCGCCCGCCTTGGCTTTCCTGCGCGAGAACCTGAAGTCGCTGCACATAAAGTTCACCGACATCAAAGAAATCCCTCTGTGGATTTACAGTTTGAAGAACCTCAGCGAGCTTCACCTCACGGGCAATCTGAGCGCCGAGAACAACCGCTACATCGTCATCGACGGGCTCCGCGAGCTCCGGCGGCTCAAGGTGCTCCGTCTGAAGAGCAACCTCACCAAGCTACCTCAAGTCGTGACCGACGTGGGCTTGCACCTGCAGAAGCTCTCCATCAACAACGAAGGCACCAAGCTGATGGTGCTGAACAGCCTGAAGAAGATGGTGAACCTCACGGAGCTGGAGCTCATCCGCTGCGATCTGGAGCGCATACCCCACTCCATCTTCAGCCTGCACAACCTGCAGGAGATCGACCTGAAGGACAACAACCTGAAGACCATCGAGGAGATCATCAGCTTCCAGCACCTTCACCGGCTGGTGTGCTTAAAGCTCTGGTACAACCAGATCGCCTACATTCCCATTCAGATCGGCACGctgaccaacctggagaagCTGCACCTGAACAGGAACAAGATTGAGAAGATCCCCAGCCAGCTGTTCTACTGCCGCAAGCTGCGGGTCTTGGACCTGAGCCACAACAACTTGACACACATCCCCACGGACATCGGTTACCTCCAGAATCTGCAGTACATGGCAGTGACGGCCAACAGG ATCGAGACTCTGCCTAACGAGCTGTTCCAGTGCAAAAAGCTTCGCACTTTGAACCTGGGGAACAACTGCCTCCAGTCTCTGCCGTCACGGTTCGGGGAGCTGACCGCACTGACTCAGCTCGAGCTCAGAGGAAACCGTCTGGAGTGTTTGCCCGTGGAGCTGGGGGAGTGCAGACAGCTGAAGAGGAGCGGCCTTGTGGTGGAAGAGGACCTCTTCAACACCCTGCCCACCGAGGCTAAGGAACAGTTGTGGAAAGCAGACAAAGAGCAAGCATGA